The sequence CCCGGCCGTGGACCCAATTGACGTCAGCTCCCATATTTCCATTAATGGGAATTTGGGCATCGACCCTAAAAATAGCATCCGCAGAGATGCTCGAGCAGCGAATCAGAACGCACAAAGTGGTGAAGAAGGCAGAattagccttcgaatgatattcGAGTTGTTGCAGACTCAACAAGCTGCAATAACACAACTCTAAAATCAGAATCCTATACCTAGCAGGAACGAGCTCGAGTCATCACTAGAAGTTGTTCATAGAGCCAAATCGGTGCCAAAGAGATCGAATGAAGTAGAATCGAAGACTAATCTCTctatcgtaaaaatgctcgaggaactgacgaAGCGGCTCGAGATAGGGGAAAAGAAGATTGAGGAAAATtataagaaggtggaaacttataactccaggatTGACCAATTTCCGGGGGAACCACCGATTCTGAAATgattggattcgaagaagttcgtgcagaaGCCTTTTCCCCCAAGTGCGGCTCCTAAGCAAATTCCCAAAAAATTCTGTATGCTTGAGATCCCTAAATACAACGGGATCACTGATTCAAATGAACATGTTACCTTatacacatgcgccatcaaaggaaatgacttggaagatgatgaaattgaatacatgttgctgaagaaatttggagaaactctatCAAAGggtgctatgatatggtatcataattttcCGCCTAAcactattgattcatttgctatgcttgcagattcctttacAAAGGCTCACGCTGGAGCCATTAAGGTTGCAACTAGAAAATCGAACCTATTTAAAGTAAGGCAAaaagacaacgagatgctcaaCGAATTTGTAtctcgatttcaaatggaacagatggatTTGCCACCGGTCAccgacgattgggctgttcaagccttcactcaaggtctcaacGAGCGGAGTTCTATAGCTTCACAACAAttaaagcaaaatttgatcgaatacCCAGTAGTCACTTGgtccgatgtacataatcgatatcagtcgaagattagggtcgaagACGATCAATTAGGGGCTCCACTTTGTTTGATTTATCCCAATAGGTCTGTGGAAAGAGTTAGAAGGGATGTCGATCGAAAACCACAATCGAACAGAGACCAATATCAGCCATACGGGAAAGATCAAAGAAATAGCGAGTGTGGGCACAACTCTGTTCGGAATGGTAGAAGGAATGACAAGGGACAAAACTcccgagggctcatgagcaagagTGGTTTCGATAGGGATACCGAGTCCAAAGAAGCACCTCGACTGTCAGAATATAATTTCAGCATAGATACTTCTGCCATAGTATCGACCATTGGGCATATCAAAGATACCAGGAGGCCTCGACCTCTGAAGACATATCAGGCCCAaagaaaaccaaaccaaatatgcaagtattatggcactcatggccataaAACAGAAGACTGCATACAACTAAGGGATGAAGTAGCTCTGTTGTTCATCGAGGGGCACCTTtgagaattcttaagtgatcgagccaagaaccacttcaTAAACATAGATTCAAACAGACAAAACGAGCAGGAAAAGCCACAACATGTAATTCATATGATCGTTGGTGGAGTCGATGTTCCTCAAGGACCGGTATTTAAATGCACCAAGGTGATGATCACAAGGGAAAAGCAAACTCGGGACTACTTACCAGAAGAAACCTTGTCTTTTAATGATGATGATACAGAAGGGATCGAAAAACCTCACAACAACACACGtgtaatatctatccttatgaataaaattcaagttaaacgtgtgttgattcatccaggtagctcggcaaatATTATTCGATCAAGGGTCATAGAGCAATTCGGCCTCCAAGATCAAATTGTGCCTGCAGCTCGAGCTTAACGACTtaaacatggcaagtgaaaccaccaaagggaaAATCATTTTACGATTAAATATGGCCAgaaccatccaagaaacaaagctCCATATGATCggaggtgacatgaggtacaacgcactgctcggaaggccttggattcataACATGAGGGTAGTACCCTTGACCCTTCATCAAGTCCTGAAGTTCCCAACACTGGAAGGAGTCAAAATGTTGTATGGTGAACAACCCACCGCCAAAGAAGTGTTTGTAATCGACGAAGTGATACCCGTATCGGTGCTTTCATCAACGAAGGGATCAGAGTCGAGGGGAAAACAGGAAGTCAAATAACAACCACAATCACCATCCTCGGCCCGATCGGAGGAATAGGAAACCATTGGGGATGATGATTATATGATACCCCGAACCTTCATAATCCCCGATGATTTTGATGCAACGAAGTCAATGGTAGAGGAGCTGGAACAAATCATACTAATCGAGCACCTGCCCCatcaaaaggtatacctaggcatggggttaactcccgagctcagggaaaatcttattcaattctttttagataacatagattgttttgcctggtcccatctcGAAATgactgggatcccaccagagatcACCACCCATCAACTAAGCTTGGACCTAAAGTTCCATACAGTAAAccaaagagaagaccccagtccgaggttaATTAT is a genomic window of Nicotiana tabacum cultivar K326 chromosome 16, ASM71507v2, whole genome shotgun sequence containing:
- the LOC142170284 gene encoding uncharacterized protein LOC142170284; this translates as MIWYHNFPPNTIDSFAMLADSFTKAHAGAIKVATRKSNLFKVRQKDNEMLNEFVSRFQMEQMDLPPVTDDWAVQAFTQGLNERSSIASQQLKQNLIEYPVVTWSDVHNRYQSKIRVEDDQLGAPLCLIYPNRSVERVRRDVDRKPQSNRDQYQPYGKDQRNSECGHNSVRNGRRNDKGQNSRGLMSKSGFDRDTESKEAPRLSEYNFSIDTSAIVSTIGHIKDTRRPRPLKTYQAQRKPNQICKYYGTHGHKTEDCIQLRDEVALLFIEGHL